One window of bacterium genomic DNA carries:
- a CDS encoding serine protease, producing the protein MKLFRHAGRVLGLILLSIALCRCGSGASSRTLQPDQTLSSREVQKSLTAVVASIVGVGAIFNYRVETYNHEIPQGKFQPDSTSPTGYQLQAGNSVSRSEQTERVNGAGLVLHRDTNHTVILTCAHVVVHGDTIRTYYRDSFGRRTDILHSRAVLRRQEFYVLNQSNHLISAELITADERADLALLRVSSNFVVGFPFPFEVAYEEPLVWGDYCYLFGYPKETKQLTSGLVSMLPHEGFFMIDAVARSGFSGGPVFVVRPPRGLQLTGVIRGVSSEKLYYVAPPENALVGEALTPEELQQLSAQEINLINYGAAYAVGPQLIGRFLKAAVPALERAGIQLADKYLPR; encoded by the coding sequence ATGAAACTCTTCCGGCACGCCGGGCGCGTGCTTGGGTTGATCCTGCTCTCGATTGCCCTGTGCCGTTGCGGCTCCGGGGCCAGCTCCCGCACCCTGCAGCCTGACCAGACGCTCAGCTCACGCGAGGTGCAAAAATCCCTTACCGCTGTCGTCGCTTCGATCGTGGGCGTGGGCGCGATTTTCAACTACCGGGTGGAAACCTACAACCATGAAATCCCGCAGGGCAAATTCCAGCCGGATTCCACCAGCCCCACCGGTTATCAACTGCAAGCCGGCAACTCCGTTTCCCGCAGCGAGCAGACCGAACGCGTGAACGGCGCGGGCCTGGTGCTGCATCGCGACACCAACCACACGGTGATTCTCACCTGCGCGCATGTGGTCGTGCATGGCGATACCATCAGGACCTACTATCGCGACAGCTTTGGCCGGCGCACTGACATTCTGCATTCGCGCGCGGTCTTGCGCCGGCAGGAATTCTACGTGCTCAACCAGAGCAACCATCTCATCAGCGCAGAACTCATTACCGCCGACGAACGTGCCGATTTGGCGCTGCTGCGCGTCTCCTCCAACTTCGTCGTGGGCTTTCCCTTCCCCTTCGAAGTCGCGTATGAGGAACCGCTGGTCTGGGGCGATTACTGCTATCTTTTCGGCTATCCGAAGGAGACCAAGCAACTGACCAGCGGCTTGGTGAGCATGCTGCCGCATGAGGGCTTTTTCATGATCGATGCGGTGGCGCGTTCGGGGTTTTCCGGCGGGCCGGTTTTTGTCGTGCGGCCCCCGCGCGGGTTGCAGCTTACCGGCGTCATCCGCGGCGTATCCTCGGAGAAACTGTACTACGTCGCGCCGCCGGAAAACGCGCTGGTGGGAGAGGCGCTCACGCCCGAAGAACTGCAGCAGCTCAGCGCCCAGGAAATCAACCTGATCAACTACGGCGCCGCGTATGCCGTCGGGCCGCAGCTCATCGGCAGGTTTCTCAAGGCGGCGGTGCCGGCGCTCGAACGCGCGGGCATTCAACTGGCCGACAAATATCTTCCGCGCTGA
- the secG gene encoding preprotein translocase subunit SecG: MYGFLITIFLLVALLQTAVILMQASKGGGLAGSFGGSTMGTVFGTRGAATFLSKLTAILAASFMILALILGLMKSSSTPSSSLVGQERQERQTRTPSPADIGAPVVPGTQTVPAPAQQQPASPQQQ, from the coding sequence ATGTACGGATTTCTGATCACCATCTTTCTTCTGGTCGCCCTGCTGCAAACGGCTGTCATTCTGATGCAGGCGAGCAAAGGCGGCGGTTTGGCCGGATCTTTCGGCGGCAGCACCATGGGCACAGTTTTCGGAACCCGCGGCGCTGCCACGTTTCTGAGCAAGCTGACTGCGATTCTGGCCGCCAGCTTCATGATCCTGGCGCTGATCTTGGGCTTGATGAAATCAAGCTCGACACCGTCAAGCAGTCTGGTGGGCCAGGAACGCCAGGAGCGCCAAACGCGCACGCCTTCGCCGGCTGATATCGGCGCGCCGGTCGTGCCCGGCACGCAGACCGTGCCGGCACCGGCGCAGCAGCAACCGGCCTCGCCGCAGCAACAGTAA
- the tpiA gene encoding triose-phosphate isomerase translates to MASRTRRPFVAGNWKMFTTLTEGAALIKALKVKVVNITKVDMAVFPPFTHLGLAAELLKGSAIKLGGQNLHWEEKGAFTGEIAGAMLQSAGCEYVLIGHSERRQYFGETDETVNRRLKRALAGGLRPIVCLGETLAQRQAGDTQRVVETQVRGALQGLTANELAPVTIAYEPVWAIGTGVNATPEQAQEVHAFIRSLLGALYDGATAAACRIQYGGSVKPANAAELMQQPDIDGALVGGASLEAEGFAAIIKAAENLS, encoded by the coding sequence ATGGCAAGTCGTACGCGCCGCCCGTTCGTGGCCGGCAATTGGAAAATGTTCACGACCTTGACCGAAGGCGCCGCCTTGATCAAGGCGCTCAAAGTCAAAGTCGTGAACATCACGAAAGTTGACATGGCGGTTTTTCCGCCTTTCACCCACCTGGGCTTGGCGGCAGAACTGCTCAAAGGCTCGGCGATCAAGTTGGGCGGACAGAATCTGCACTGGGAGGAAAAGGGCGCCTTCACCGGCGAAATCGCCGGAGCGATGTTGCAGAGCGCCGGTTGTGAATATGTTCTCATCGGCCATTCCGAGCGGCGCCAGTATTTCGGCGAAACGGATGAAACCGTCAATCGCCGGCTCAAGCGGGCGCTGGCCGGCGGGCTGCGGCCGATTGTCTGCCTCGGCGAGACGCTCGCCCAACGCCAGGCCGGCGACACGCAGCGCGTGGTCGAAACGCAGGTGCGGGGCGCCTTGCAAGGCCTCACGGCCAACGAGCTTGCGCCGGTCACCATTGCTTACGAACCGGTGTGGGCGATCGGCACGGGCGTGAATGCCACGCCCGAGCAGGCGCAGGAAGTGCATGCGTTCATTCGCAGTCTGCTCGGGGCTTTGTATGACGGCGCCACCGCCGCGGCCTGCCGGATTCAGTATGGCGGCAGCGTGAAACCCGCCAATGCCGCAGAGTTGATGCAGCAGCCGGATATCGACGGCGCACTCGTGGGTGGCGCGAGTTTGGAAGCGGAAGGTTTCGCGGCCATCATCAAGGCCGCGGAAAATCTATCATGA
- the gap gene encoding type I glyceraldehyde-3-phosphate dehydrogenase, whose translation MAVKVGINGFGRIGRNIYRAAMQDKDIEFVAVNDITDAKTLAHLLKYDSILGNLEAEVTAKDNNILVNGKPLKVFAEKDPANLKWRDLGVDIVVESTGLFTNKDAAVKHINSGGAKKVIITAPAKGHDLSVVIGVNDSSYDPAKHHVVSNASCTTNCLTPVAKVILEKFGIKSGLMTTIHAYTNDQKILDLPHKDLRRARAAGLSMIPTTTGAAKAVAEVIPELKGKMDGIAVRVPTPNVSLVDVTFEVEKATSVEEVNQALKEAADGKLKGILGYTTEPLVSIDFRMNPNSSIVDLLSTFVNNDGKTVKIFSWYDNEWGFSCRVIDLIHLMARSL comes from the coding sequence ATGGCAGTAAAGGTCGGCATTAATGGATTCGGCAGAATCGGGCGCAATATCTATCGTGCCGCGATGCAGGACAAAGACATCGAATTCGTCGCGGTCAATGACATTACCGATGCCAAAACCCTGGCGCATTTGCTGAAGTATGATTCCATTCTCGGCAACCTCGAGGCCGAAGTCACCGCGAAAGACAACAACATTCTGGTGAATGGCAAGCCGCTCAAGGTTTTCGCGGAGAAGGATCCGGCGAATCTCAAGTGGCGCGATCTCGGCGTGGACATCGTGGTGGAATCGACCGGACTCTTCACCAACAAGGACGCAGCGGTCAAGCACATCAACTCCGGCGGCGCCAAGAAAGTCATCATCACCGCGCCCGCCAAGGGCCACGACCTGTCCGTGGTGATCGGCGTGAACGACAGCTCTTACGATCCCGCCAAGCATCACGTGGTCTCCAATGCTTCGTGCACCACCAACTGCCTGACGCCGGTCGCCAAAGTCATTTTGGAAAAATTCGGCATCAAGAGTGGTTTGATGACCACGATTCACGCTTACACCAACGATCAGAAGATTCTTGATCTGCCGCACAAGGATCTGCGCCGCGCCCGTGCCGCCGGCTTGTCGATGATCCCGACCACCACCGGCGCCGCCAAAGCCGTGGCGGAAGTGATCCCCGAGCTCAAGGGCAAGATGGACGGCATCGCCGTGCGCGTGCCCACGCCCAACGTTTCGCTGGTCGACGTCACCTTCGAAGTCGAGAAAGCCACCTCGGTCGAGGAAGTCAATCAAGCGTTGAAGGAAGCGGCGGACGGCAAGTTGAAGGGCATCCTGGGCTACACCACCGAACCGTTGGTGTCGATCGATTTTCGCATGAATCCCAATTCCTCCATCGTCGATTTGCTGTCGACCTTCGTGAATAACGACGGCAAGACCGTGAAAATCTTTTCCTGGTACGACAATGAATGGGGCTTTTCGTGCCGCGTCATCGACTTGATTCACCTCATGGCACGTTCGCTCTAA
- a CDS encoding ATP-dependent 6-phosphofructokinase, with product MRVGVLTGGSDCPGLNACIRAVTRRAITAYDDQVLGVRNGWEGLIDADIEPLSLYSVSGILPKGGTILGTSLVNPFKSEASVAKILENTQGYEIDALVVIGGEDTMGVAHKLADRSLKVVGIPKTIDNDVAGTDVSFGFDTAVGVATEAIDRLHSTAEAHHRVMVLEVLGRFSGAIAAAAGIAGGADYILVPEQPFSVAEVAKAIEARKRRGRNFSIIVVAEGARPREADRDASLPRPVDEFDHPVYGGIGDYVGRQLEQLLVQTEVRVTVLGPLQRGGSPTSYDRLLATRFGVRAADMVHQGKFGYMPALRGTEIVEVPMVVALKQPKTIDPEILEIAKVFFG from the coding sequence ATGAGAGTCGGGGTATTAACAGGCGGCAGTGATTGTCCGGGTTTGAATGCGTGCATACGCGCCGTTACCCGGCGCGCGATTACCGCCTACGACGACCAAGTGCTGGGCGTTCGCAACGGCTGGGAGGGTTTGATCGATGCAGATATCGAACCGCTCAGCCTGTATTCGGTGTCCGGCATCCTGCCCAAGGGCGGAACGATTCTCGGCACCTCGCTGGTCAACCCCTTCAAGAGCGAAGCCAGCGTCGCGAAGATTCTGGAGAATACACAGGGCTACGAGATCGATGCGCTGGTGGTCATCGGCGGGGAAGACACCATGGGAGTGGCGCACAAGCTGGCGGATCGGAGCCTGAAGGTGGTGGGCATTCCGAAAACCATTGACAATGATGTGGCGGGCACCGACGTCTCCTTCGGATTCGATACGGCGGTGGGCGTGGCCACCGAGGCGATTGACCGGCTGCACAGCACCGCCGAGGCGCATCACCGCGTGATGGTGTTGGAAGTGCTGGGCCGTTTTTCCGGCGCCATTGCCGCAGCGGCGGGCATTGCCGGCGGCGCCGATTATATTTTGGTACCGGAACAGCCGTTTTCCGTGGCCGAAGTTGCGAAGGCCATCGAAGCGCGCAAGCGCCGCGGACGGAACTTCAGCATCATCGTGGTGGCGGAAGGCGCGCGGCCGCGCGAAGCTGACCGCGATGCCAGCCTGCCCCGTCCGGTGGATGAGTTTGATCATCCGGTGTACGGCGGCATCGGCGACTATGTCGGCCGCCAACTCGAGCAGTTGCTGGTACAAACGGAAGTGCGGGTGACCGTGCTGGGCCCGTTGCAACGCGGCGGCTCGCCGACCTCCTACGACCGTCTGCTGGCCACCCGCTTCGGCGTGCGGGCCGCGGACATGGTTCATCAGGGCAAATTCGGCTACATGCCGGCGCTGCGCGGCACCGAAATCGTCGAAGTGCCGATGGTCGTGGCGCTCAAACAGCCCAAAACGATCGACCCCGAGATTCTCGAAATTGCCAAAGTTTTCTTTGGATAA
- the aspS gene encoding aspartate--tRNA ligase, producing the protein MTGAGTAGAWKRSHTCGALRPEHQGTAVTLTGWVDSWRDHGGVLFIDLRDRYGKTQVIFAPDNPQVHALAQGLRSEFVIAVRGTVAHRPAGMSNPNLATGEIEVRAQELKILNPAKTPPFAIDDRTEAAEDLRLKYRYLDLRRPEMQRNLIIRHQLAQLVRRYFDRHSFLEIETPMLMKSTPEGARDYLVPSRLYHGSFYALPQSPQTYKQILMVSGLDRYFQIVRCFRDEDLRADRQPEFTQIDVEMSFVDHNDVLGLMEGLVAEMVQATLGQQLTLPLPRMTYAEAMARFGSDRPDTRFGMELRDITDLAPDCGFRIFVEAATSGKSVQGICLPGGAKYSRKQIDELTQLVTQMGAQGLVAIKNSSEGWQGAAAKFFPAAIVNRVNQRFGAGVEDLLLFVADKQEKAREVLGALRLKLAQAENLIPKDRLDLLWVVEFPLLEFDHADGRWVACHHPFTSPLDEDLALMDTAPGEVRAKAYDLVLNGTEIAGGSIRIHRRDIQQKMFRLLNIGEEEAEQKFGFLLEAFEYGAPPHGGIAFGFDRLVMLLAGRKSIRDVIAFPKTNSAVSLMDGSPSPVSPKQLQELGIKLIAAG; encoded by the coding sequence ATGACCGGCGCCGGCACGGCCGGCGCGTGGAAACGCTCGCACACCTGCGGTGCGCTGCGTCCGGAACATCAGGGCACGGCAGTGACTCTGACGGGTTGGGTCGATAGTTGGCGTGATCACGGCGGCGTGCTCTTCATCGATTTGCGCGACCGTTACGGCAAGACCCAGGTCATTTTTGCGCCCGATAACCCGCAGGTGCACGCGCTGGCGCAGGGGCTGCGCAGCGAATTCGTCATTGCGGTGCGCGGCACGGTTGCGCACCGGCCGGCGGGCATGTCCAATCCCAATCTCGCCACCGGGGAAATCGAAGTGCGGGCGCAGGAGTTGAAGATTCTCAATCCCGCCAAAACGCCGCCGTTTGCGATTGATGATCGCACCGAGGCGGCTGAGGATTTGCGCTTGAAATACCGCTATCTCGATTTGCGCCGCCCCGAAATGCAGCGCAATCTCATCATCCGGCATCAGCTTGCCCAGCTTGTGCGGCGGTATTTTGACCGCCACAGTTTCCTGGAAATCGAAACGCCCATGTTGATGAAAAGCACGCCCGAGGGGGCGCGCGACTATCTGGTGCCCAGCCGGCTCTACCACGGCAGCTTCTATGCGCTGCCGCAAAGCCCGCAGACCTACAAGCAAATCCTGATGGTCTCCGGTCTGGATCGTTATTTTCAAATCGTGCGCTGCTTCCGCGACGAGGACCTGCGCGCCGACCGCCAGCCGGAATTCACCCAGATCGACGTGGAAATGTCGTTCGTCGATCACAATGACGTGCTTGGCCTGATGGAAGGCCTGGTCGCGGAGATGGTGCAGGCGACGCTCGGCCAGCAACTCACGCTGCCGCTGCCGCGCATGACGTATGCCGAGGCCATGGCGCGTTTCGGCAGCGACCGGCCCGACACCCGCTTCGGCATGGAACTGCGCGATATCACGGACCTGGCGCCGGACTGCGGTTTTCGCATTTTTGTCGAGGCGGCCACAAGCGGCAAGAGCGTGCAGGGAATCTGCCTGCCCGGCGGCGCGAAATACTCCCGCAAACAGATCGACGAGCTTACCCAGCTCGTGACCCAGATGGGCGCGCAGGGCTTGGTGGCAATCAAGAACAGCAGCGAGGGCTGGCAAGGCGCCGCGGCCAAGTTCTTTCCTGCGGCAATCGTGAATCGCGTGAACCAGCGCTTTGGCGCCGGCGTGGAGGATTTGTTGTTGTTCGTGGCCGACAAGCAGGAAAAGGCCCGGGAAGTGCTGGGTGCACTGCGACTGAAACTTGCGCAAGCGGAAAACTTGATTCCCAAGGATAGGCTCGATCTTCTGTGGGTGGTCGAGTTCCCCCTGCTGGAGTTCGATCACGCAGACGGCCGCTGGGTGGCATGCCATCATCCGTTCACTTCGCCGCTGGATGAGGACCTGGCCTTGATGGACACTGCGCCCGGCGAGGTACGGGCAAAGGCCTACGATCTCGTGCTCAACGGTACCGAAATCGCGGGCGGCAGCATTCGAATTCACCGCCGTGACATTCAGCAGAAGATGTTCCGGCTGCTCAATATCGGCGAGGAGGAGGCCGAGCAGAAATTCGGCTTTCTCCTGGAGGCGTTCGAATACGGCGCGCCGCCGCACGGCGGCATTGCTTTCGGGTTCGACCGCCTGGTCATGCTGCTGGCCGGCCGCAAGTCGATTCGCGACGTCATTGCCTTTCCCAAAACCAACTCGGCGGTATCGTTGATGGACGGCTCACCTTCGCCGGTTTCGCCGAAGCAGTTGCAAGAGCTGGGAATTAAGCTGATTGCGGCGGGATAA
- a CDS encoding TonB family protein: protein MPAQSRSSLSLDRTADARLAFPKEFEFHWWQSFDRRFTMTLIGSLLVHFLLITYLINNPPSHDVTRVQEQFARLVLDKAAKETKFVETPQESEPIAAPEEESEASTTAATGAVGTTASRRGSRGSPGGSPTGEAGGGGEIAGTSGPVAGGRRSRAAISQQVGNQGLLGLLTSSSGLATGESAADILGGHDANANLDEALAGVTGIKRAGSGAEAEGGAGAEGTGVGSGGPGKGRVRGGRDTGTGNIDALVGGLGEGKAKGVSRSGELVISSEKPLIEAEEGQTGGSGRDADAIQAVVATHSPAIEYCYQRAIKRDPNLKGKIVVRFVITPQGTVESATIVSKTVNNPDVEECILSRIRRWDDFGAIDPKKGNTTVRQVYTFGY, encoded by the coding sequence ATGCCGGCGCAGAGCAGGAGCAGTCTTTCACTCGACCGCACAGCGGACGCTCGCCTTGCTTTCCCCAAGGAATTCGAGTTTCACTGGTGGCAGTCGTTCGATCGCCGTTTCACCATGACGCTGATCGGTTCCCTGCTTGTCCATTTCCTCCTCATTACCTATCTCATCAACAACCCGCCGAGCCACGACGTGACCCGGGTGCAGGAGCAGTTTGCGCGGCTGGTGCTCGACAAGGCCGCCAAGGAGACGAAGTTCGTCGAAACGCCGCAGGAATCTGAGCCAATCGCGGCGCCGGAAGAGGAGTCGGAAGCCAGCACGACCGCGGCTACCGGCGCCGTGGGTACCACGGCTTCCCGGCGCGGCTCGCGCGGCAGCCCCGGCGGCAGTCCCACGGGTGAAGCCGGTGGCGGCGGCGAAATTGCCGGTACCAGCGGCCCGGTCGCGGGCGGCCGGCGCTCGCGCGCGGCCATTAGCCAGCAAGTGGGCAACCAGGGTTTGCTCGGTTTGTTGACGAGCAGCAGCGGATTGGCAACCGGGGAATCGGCCGCGGACATTCTGGGCGGCCACGATGCCAACGCCAATCTTGACGAAGCGCTGGCGGGTGTGACCGGCATCAAGCGCGCCGGCAGCGGGGCGGAAGCCGAGGGCGGTGCAGGCGCTGAAGGTACGGGCGTGGGTTCCGGCGGCCCCGGCAAAGGCCGCGTTCGCGGCGGCCGTGACACCGGCACCGGCAACATCGATGCCCTGGTTGGCGGCTTGGGCGAAGGCAAGGCCAAAGGCGTGAGCCGGTCGGGCGAGCTGGTCATCAGCAGCGAGAAGCCGCTGATCGAAGCGGAAGAGGGACAAACCGGCGGCTCGGGCCGTGATGCCGACGCCATTCAGGCGGTGGTTGCCACGCACAGCCCGGCCATCGAGTATTGCTATCAGCGCGCGATCAAGCGTGACCCGAACTTGAAGGGCAAAATCGTCGTGCGCTTCGTGATCACGCCGCAGGGTACGGTGGAAAGCGCGACCATCGTCTCCAAGACGGTCAACAATCCCGACGTGGAGGAATGCATTCTCAGCCGCATCCGGCGCTGGGATGATTTCGGCGCCATCGATCCCAAGAAGGGCAATACCACCGTGCGCCAGGTGTACACCTTCGGCTACTGA